The genomic window AAAAAAATTACTTAAATCCTGTCCCCCTTTTTATAGGAATGATGGTAAGCAGTAATCTTCAAGGATGTGCAACAATGATTGGAGATAGTCCAAGTATAATACTTGCAATAGAATCAAATATGAATTTTCTTGATTTTTTCTATATGCCTGCCAAAAAATTAGGACTTACATCTGGTAAATTAGGACTTTTCTTTTTTGTTCAATTTGGAGCAATTTTAAGTTTCTTTGTTCTTTACTTTTTTTTCAGAAAAGAAAAAGGGCAAATAAAATTTAAAGAAGAAGAATATAAAGTAAAAACATACTTACCAACATTTTCAATAATTTTGATGATAATTACACTTGCAATTACTTCTTTTTTTCAGGACAAATTTTCTTTTTTCCCTGCCTGTATCTGTCTTTTTTTTGGAATTATAACACTTCTTATCTACCTTAAAAAATTCAAAGATGAGAAAATTTCAATAAAACATATTGACTGGGATAGTTTCTTTTTGCTTATTGGAATTTTTATACTTGTTGGGACATTAAAAAAGTTTGGTTTCATTGAAATGATAGCCGACTTCCTCATAAAAACAGGTGGTAAAAATCCATTTATTCTTTTTAACTTAATTGTCTGGATTTCTGTATTTATTTCTGCTTTTATTGATAATATCCCTTACACGATGGCAATGATTTCAGGAATACAAATACTATGCACAAAACTTTCTTTAAACCCATACTTATTTCTTTTTGGGCTTTTATTGGGGACATGCCTTGGTGGTAATATAACCCCAATTGGAGCAAGTTGTAATGTTGTTGGTATGGGAATTCTGAAAAAAAATGGGTATAAAGTAAAATTTTCTGATTTTGTAAAAATAGGACTTCCTTTTACAATTATAGCAGTTGCTGGAAGTACTCTTCTTCT from bacterium includes these protein-coding regions:
- a CDS encoding SLC13 family permease; the encoded protein is MKYLILILFLITYFGIVLKRDKSKISNIFVYGCVFLFIILKAINFKDIFSFINYNVLGIFLGTSILSFLFTNSKVPAHIVSKIEQKNFSVGLIYLFICITTSFISSFIENVATILIMAPVALEFTKKNYLNPVPLFIGMMVSSNLQGCATMIGDSPSIILAIESNMNFLDFFYMPAKKLGLTSGKLGLFFFVQFGAILSFFVLYFFFRKEKGQIKFKEEEYKVKTYLPTFSIILMIITLAITSFFQDKFSFFPACICLFFGIITLLIYLKKFKDEKISIKHIDWDSFFLLIGIFILVGTLKKFGFIEMIADFLIKTGGKNPFILFNLIVWISVFISAFIDNIPYTMAMISGIQILCTKLSLNPYLFLFGLLLGTCLGGNITPIGASCNVVGMGILKKNGYKVKFSDFVKIGLPFTIIAVAGSTLLLWVVYT